A portion of the Desulfurellaceae bacterium genome contains these proteins:
- the purE gene encoding 5-(carboxyamino)imidazole ribonucleotide mutase, whose protein sequence is MARVAIIMGSKSDWDSMRQASDILTELEVAHENRVLSAHRTPDALAAYISDAEARGVRVFIAGAGGAAHLAGVIASQTLLPVLGVPMQSKALNGLDSLLSIVQMPKGIPVASLAIGDAGAGNAGLLAAQILSLADPDLAERLKAHRARQAARVLEQTLEQQLSE, encoded by the coding sequence ATGGCACGGGTGGCAATCATCATGGGCAGCAAGAGCGACTGGGACAGTATGCGCCAGGCCAGCGATATCCTCACCGAACTCGAGGTCGCGCACGAAAACCGCGTCCTGTCGGCCCACCGCACCCCGGACGCCCTGGCCGCCTACATCAGCGACGCCGAGGCGCGGGGCGTGCGCGTCTTTATTGCCGGGGCGGGCGGCGCCGCTCATCTGGCCGGGGTGATCGCCTCCCAGACCCTGCTACCGGTTCTGGGTGTGCCTATGCAGTCAAAAGCCCTGAACGGTCTGGACTCGCTGCTGTCCATCGTCCAAATGCCCAAGGGCATTCCGGTCGCCAGCCTGGCCATCGGCGACGCCGGAGCGGGCAACGCGGGTCTGCTGGCAGCCCAGATTCTGTCGCTGGCGGACCCGGACCTGGCCGAGCGCCTCAAAGCCCACCGCGCCCGACAGGCGGCCAGGGTGCTGGAGCAGACGCTGGAGCAGCAGCTGTCTGAATGA
- a CDS encoding phosphoribosylaminoimidazolesuccinocarboxamide synthase: MSELVLQTTIDGLPAPRRGKVRDIYETDDYLLIVATDRVSAFDVVLPDGIPGKGQVLTQVSGFWFGQLADLVPHHLISLEVADFPAACQPYRDQLAGRSMLVEKAEPLPVECIVRGYLAGSGWKEYGQTQSVCNIRLPAGLRESEELPEPIFTPSTKAPEGEHDENIAFDAVERLIGSSLAEQVRDISLALYRRALALAKTKGFLLADTKFEFGLKDDRLLLIDEVFTPDSSRFWRADIYQPGTAQDSYDKQIIRDYLLSINWDKKPPAPHLPSEIIERAAARYQEISARLMGA; encoded by the coding sequence ATGAGTGAGCTTGTCTTACAGACGACTATCGACGGCCTGCCGGCCCCCCGCCGGGGGAAAGTGCGGGATATTTATGAGACCGACGACTATCTGTTGATCGTCGCCACCGACCGGGTGTCGGCCTTTGACGTGGTCCTGCCCGACGGGATTCCGGGCAAGGGCCAGGTCCTGACCCAGGTCTCGGGGTTCTGGTTCGGGCAGCTGGCCGACCTCGTTCCCCACCATCTGATCTCGCTTGAGGTGGCCGACTTTCCGGCCGCCTGCCAGCCCTACCGTGACCAGCTGGCGGGCCGCAGCATGCTGGTCGAAAAGGCCGAGCCGCTGCCCGTCGAGTGTATTGTCCGCGGCTATCTGGCCGGCTCGGGCTGGAAGGAGTACGGCCAGACCCAGAGCGTGTGCAATATCCGGCTGCCGGCCGGACTGCGTGAGAGCGAGGAGCTGCCCGAGCCCATCTTTACCCCCTCGACCAAGGCGCCCGAGGGCGAGCACGACGAGAACATTGCCTTTGACGCGGTCGAGCGTTTGATCGGTTCGTCGCTGGCCGAACAGGTCCGGGACATCAGCTTGGCCCTGTATCGCCGGGCCCTGGCCCTGGCCAAGACAAAAGGCTTTCTGCTGGCCGATACCAAGTTCGAGTTCGGCCTCAAAGACGACCGGCTGCTCCTCATTGACGAGGTCTTTACCCCGGATTCGTCCCGCTTCTGGCGGGCCGATATCTACCAGCCCGGGACCGCCCAGGACAGCTACGACAAACAGATCATCCGCGACTATCTGCTGTCCATCAACTGGGACAAAAAACCGCCTGCGCCCCACCTGCCATCCGAAATCATCGAGCGGGCTGCGGCCCGCTACCAGGAAATCAGCGCCCGGCTGATGGGCGCGTAA
- a CDS encoding polysaccharide deacetylase, with product MNPSKNIAVCLSFDFDGVSVWSGSFRTRSPSTLSRGEFGKVGTARILDLLDRYRLPASWFIPGHTAETFPDSVQRIADAGHELGHHGYCHENPRSLSADQERDILERGMACLQRVTGTPPVGYRSPAADVSPVTHSLLLEYGFVYDSSMMADDFTPYYCRVGDEMRTDAPYVFGQEIDVLELPLDWSLDDWPYFNLHWPANHVGLRTPDEVYQIWAADFDFLYDRIGQGVYTLTMHPQVIGRGHRLLMLERLIDYFQGHDGVTFKTMGQVATEWKQAHPLRGGSDA from the coding sequence ATGAACCCGAGCAAAAACATCGCGGTGTGTCTGTCCTTTGACTTTGACGGGGTATCGGTCTGGAGCGGTTCATTTCGGACCCGGTCGCCCAGCACCCTGTCACGCGGCGAGTTCGGCAAGGTCGGCACGGCGCGCATCCTCGATCTGCTCGACCGCTACCGGCTGCCGGCCTCGTGGTTCATCCCCGGTCATACGGCCGAGACCTTTCCGGACAGCGTCCAGCGGATTGCCGACGCCGGGCACGAACTCGGCCATCACGGCTACTGCCACGAAAACCCGCGCTCGCTGTCGGCCGACCAGGAGCGCGACATTCTGGAGCGGGGCATGGCCTGTTTGCAGCGGGTAACCGGCACGCCGCCGGTCGGCTATCGCTCACCCGCCGCCGACGTCAGCCCGGTCACCCACAGCCTGCTCCTGGAGTACGGCTTTGTGTACGACTCCAGCATGATGGCCGACGATTTCACCCCCTACTACTGTCGGGTCGGGGACGAGATGCGCACCGACGCCCCGTATGTCTTTGGCCAGGAGATCGATGTGCTCGAACTGCCGCTGGACTGGAGTCTGGACGACTGGCCGTACTTCAACCTCCACTGGCCGGCCAACCACGTTGGTCTGCGCACCCCCGACGAGGTGTACCAGATCTGGGCGGCCGACTTTGACTTTCTGTACGACCGCATCGGCCAGGGCGTCTACACCCTGACCATGCACCCCCAAGTCATCGGCCGTGGCCACCGGCTGCTGATGCTGGAGCGGCTCATCGACTACTTCCAGGGCCATGACGGGGTCACGTTCAAGACCATGGGCCAGGTAGCGACCGAGTGGAAGCAGGCCCACCCGCTGCGGGGAGGTTCGGATGCCTGA
- a CDS encoding isocitrate lyase/PEP mutase family protein, which translates to MVQAQSLRALLAQDRLFMAAGAYDVISARLVEEAGFPLVYYSGGVSAGALGYPDFGMRTLTEMVMQLEGVCRAVSVPVIADAEAGFGTLLNVVRMVQEYERIGVAGLHIEDQDLPRRCGHLGGKVLVSAEDHAAKIRVAVENRSHDDTVIIARIDAIAVSGFDDALARAEAYLEAGADCLFFEAFESVKQMEAACRRFSNIPLLINLVEGGKTPFLPAPDLADMGFRIAIYPVTGVLAAAYQMKKVYGALKQTGTTQGMWHEMLPFNEVVNGLLGWDQALEFIDRYTKGNRDRDQ; encoded by the coding sequence ATGGTTCAGGCTCAATCGCTACGTGCGCTGTTAGCCCAAGACCGGCTCTTCATGGCCGCCGGCGCCTATGATGTGATCTCGGCGCGGCTGGTCGAAGAGGCCGGTTTTCCCCTGGTGTATTATTCCGGCGGAGTGTCGGCCGGTGCGCTCGGCTATCCCGATTTCGGTATGCGGACCCTGACCGAGATGGTCATGCAGCTGGAAGGGGTATGCCGGGCGGTGAGTGTCCCGGTGATCGCCGACGCCGAGGCCGGCTTCGGCACGCTGCTCAACGTCGTCCGTATGGTCCAGGAGTACGAGCGGATCGGCGTCGCCGGGCTGCATATCGAGGATCAGGATCTGCCCCGTCGGTGTGGACATCTGGGTGGCAAGGTGTTGGTCTCGGCCGAGGACCACGCGGCGAAAATCCGGGTCGCGGTCGAAAACCGCAGCCATGACGACACAGTGATTATCGCCCGCATTGACGCCATTGCGGTCAGCGGCTTCGACGATGCCCTGGCCCGGGCCGAGGCGTATCTCGAAGCCGGGGCCGACTGCCTGTTTTTTGAGGCCTTCGAGTCGGTCAAGCAGATGGAGGCGGCCTGTCGTCGTTTTTCTAACATTCCGCTTCTGATCAATCTGGTCGAGGGTGGCAAAACGCCCTTCCTGCCGGCACCGGATCTGGCCGATATGGGCTTTCGGATTGCGATCTATCCGGTGACCGGGGTGTTGGCGGCCGCCTATCAGATGAAAAAGGTATACGGCGCGCTCAAACAGACCGGTACAACCCAGGGCATGTGGCACGAGATGTTGCCGTTCAACGAGGTGGTCAACGGTCTGCTGGGTTGGGATCAGGCGCTGGAGTTTATCGATCGGTATACAAAAGGCAATCGTGATAGAGATCAATAA
- a CDS encoding AAA family ATPase: MSPHDKFGAIRRELQQTFLERADLIDGALAALLSSQHVLIIGPPGTAKSMLADALCRRITGGTYFQWLLTKFTTPEELFGAVSLKALEADDYRRVTDHKLPEAQIAFLDEVFKASSSILNAVLSIINERLFHNGRDIMAVPLLSLFGASNELPEDDELLALYDRFLLRFVVNYISEDFRFLKMLQATPPAQSTTISLDELRQMQDEVRAIRVPDAVLSVLADIRRELGKKNIIASDRRYRQSLSLLQALAYLYGRTEVSESDLFFLEHVLWKEPSEQGEVHAVIQSLIHGYEDTVQELLFQTRELRDYAEREWDDEEQHARAVIEAHTKIRRILTQVEEISQQAQQGGRPLEKVVAIRQEIEGIQQQLLEKI, encoded by the coding sequence GTGAGCCCGCACGACAAATTCGGCGCGATCCGCCGGGAACTCCAGCAGACTTTTCTGGAGCGCGCCGACCTGATCGACGGCGCCTTGGCCGCCCTGCTGTCATCCCAACACGTGCTGATCATCGGCCCACCCGGCACGGCCAAATCGATGCTGGCCGACGCCCTGTGTCGGCGGATTACCGGCGGGACCTATTTCCAGTGGCTGCTGACCAAATTCACCACCCCCGAAGAGCTGTTTGGCGCGGTCAGCCTCAAGGCTCTGGAGGCCGACGACTACCGGCGGGTGACCGACCACAAGCTACCCGAAGCCCAGATCGCCTTTTTGGACGAGGTCTTCAAGGCCAGCTCGTCGATCCTGAACGCCGTGCTGAGCATCATCAACGAACGCCTCTTCCACAACGGACGAGACATCATGGCCGTCCCCCTCCTGAGCCTGTTCGGCGCCAGCAACGAGCTGCCCGAGGACGACGAGCTACTGGCCCTGTACGACCGTTTCCTGCTGCGCTTTGTGGTCAACTACATCAGCGAAGACTTCCGCTTCCTCAAGATGTTGCAGGCCACCCCACCGGCCCAGTCCACCACCATCAGCCTCGACGAACTGCGCCAGATGCAGGACGAGGTCCGGGCCATCCGGGTGCCCGACGCCGTACTGAGCGTCCTGGCCGATATTCGCCGCGAGCTGGGCAAGAAAAACATCATCGCCTCGGACCGACGCTACCGCCAGAGCCTGTCCCTGCTCCAGGCCCTGGCCTATCTGTACGGCCGTACCGAGGTGAGCGAGTCGGACCTGTTTTTTCTGGAACACGTGCTGTGGAAAGAACCCTCAGAGCAGGGCGAGGTGCACGCCGTCATTCAGAGTCTGATCCACGGCTATGAGGACACCGTCCAGGAGCTGTTGTTTCAGACCCGCGAGCTGCGCGACTATGCCGAACGGGAGTGGGACGACGAGGAACAGCACGCCCGAGCCGTCATTGAAGCCCATACCAAGATCCGCCGCATCCTGACCCAGGTCGAAGAGATCAGCCAGCAGGCTCAGCAGGGCGGCCGTCCGCTTGAGAAAGTCGTGGCCATCCGCCAGGAGATTGAGGGCATTCAGCAACAACTGTTGGAGAAGATATGA
- a CDS encoding class I SAM-dependent methyltransferase — MAREWNADEYERLADPMTRWGGHVLERLELSGNETVLDAGCGTGRVTEQLLARLPRGRVIGVDGSAAMIAQAAERFRASPRVSLHVADLLSLDLPQQVDAILSTATFHWILDHASLFARLARVLKPGGQLVAQCGGAGNIAKVR, encoded by the coding sequence ATGGCACGAGAGTGGAACGCAGACGAGTATGAGCGGCTGGCCGACCCCATGACCCGCTGGGGCGGGCACGTCCTGGAGCGCCTGGAGCTGAGCGGCAACGAAACCGTCCTGGACGCCGGCTGCGGGACGGGACGGGTGACCGAGCAGTTGCTGGCCCGCCTGCCACGCGGCCGGGTGATCGGGGTTGACGGCTCGGCGGCCATGATCGCCCAAGCCGCCGAGCGGTTTCGGGCCAGCCCACGGGTCAGCCTGCACGTGGCCGACCTGCTGAGCCTCGATCTGCCGCAGCAGGTTGATGCCATCCTGTCGACCGCCACCTTCCACTGGATTCTCGACCATGCCAGCCTGTTTGCCCGGCTCGCCCGGGTGCTCAAACCCGGCGGGCAGCTGGTTGCCCAGTGTGGCGGTGCGGGCAATATCGCCAAGGTCCGG
- a CDS encoding Uma2 family endonuclease, with translation MPEAIAVQPATPLRLNLRPVMELTDERLYLLCQANQELRFERTAQGELLLMAPTAGETGRRNAKLTQHLANWADTDGSGLVFDSSTGFVLPNGAMRSPDAAWLRRSRWESLSPDQKQTFLPLCPDFVIELRSGTDSLQSLQDKLQEYIQNGALLGWLIDPQYRRVYVYRPGAPSECLEKVNSISGDPELPGFGLDLSQVWG, from the coding sequence ATGCCTGAGGCCATTGCCGTCCAGCCTGCGACGCCGCTGAGGCTCAACCTCCGACCCGTCATGGAACTGACGGATGAGCGGCTGTACCTGCTGTGTCAAGCCAATCAGGAACTCCGCTTCGAGCGGACCGCGCAAGGGGAATTGCTGCTTATGGCGCCGACTGCGGGGGAAACCGGGCGACGCAATGCCAAACTCACCCAACACCTGGCCAACTGGGCCGACACCGACGGCAGCGGTCTGGTCTTTGACTCTTCAACCGGTTTTGTGTTGCCAAACGGCGCGATGCGTTCGCCGGATGCCGCCTGGCTCAGGCGCTCGCGGTGGGAGAGCTTAAGCCCAGACCAGAAACAGACCTTCCTCCCCCTGTGCCCCGACTTTGTGATTGAGCTTCGTTCCGGAACAGACAGCCTCCAATCCCTGCAAGACAAGCTCCAGGAATACATCCAAAACGGTGCGCTGCTGGGCTGGCTCATCGATCCGCAATACCGACGGGTGTACGTCTACCGTCCCGGCGCGCCATCCGAGTGCCTGGAGAAGGTGAACTCTATCAGCGGAGACCCTGAGCTGCCGGGCTTTGGGCTCGACCTCAGTCAGGTGTGGGGCTGA
- a CDS encoding PIN domain-containing protein, whose translation MRAHGLIDTGAMLAILNGKDRWHVRCVAAFDALRLPLATTAAVLTELFHLLSDHPHDIEAAWRFVRSGAILVLPITDTDLPALDRLMNQYRDHPMDFADATLVHLAQRESLSTICTIDHNDFETYRIAGRRKFRIVPPR comes from the coding sequence ATGCGCGCCCACGGTCTGATTGATACCGGAGCGATGCTCGCCATTCTGAATGGGAAGGATCGCTGGCATGTTCGATGCGTTGCGGCCTTCGATGCGCTTCGTCTGCCCCTGGCCACAACAGCGGCCGTCCTCACCGAACTCTTCCACCTTCTGAGTGATCATCCACATGATATCGAAGCGGCGTGGCGGTTCGTTCGCTCAGGGGCCATTCTTGTTTTGCCGATAACCGACACCGACCTGCCGGCCTTGGATCGGCTCATGAACCAATACCGCGACCACCCCATGGACTTTGCTGACGCAACGCTGGTGCATCTTGCGCAGCGAGAGTCGCTGTCCACTATCTGCACGATCGACCACAATGATTTCGAGACCTATCGTATTGCCGGGAGACGGAAATTCCGCATTGTTCCGCCACGTTGA
- a CDS encoding D-alanyl-D-alanine carboxypeptidase, with amino-acid sequence MKTTRQRRFRRRLLACVLTSLVLLGTSADAAPLDALARRYRFTPDVVGFILFDPAQGTVVESHLADTARIPASTTKALAALHLLGPEYRFTTALLRDGPVQDGRLHGDLYLRGGGDPSLSSDALRHFVAALKKAGIRRVAGRFLFDDSFLPSASAINAHQPTAAAYNPGVSALSLNYNRVQLQWRHTAGRPDFRTSVWSPADSGNLPLRAIQTGVQAPGLDRRMKFLHSAPQLDRWLLSRSLPPQGWQTLPIRTDPGRV; translated from the coding sequence ATGAAGACCACTCGGCAGCGCCGATTCCGCCGCCGGCTGCTGGCCTGTGTCCTGACCAGCCTGGTGCTGCTCGGCACCAGCGCCGACGCGGCGCCGCTTGACGCCCTGGCCCGGCGCTACCGCTTCACCCCTGACGTCGTTGGCTTCATCCTGTTCGACCCCGCTCAGGGGACCGTCGTCGAATCCCACCTCGCCGACACCGCTCGGATTCCGGCTTCGACAACAAAAGCCCTGGCCGCCCTCCACCTGTTGGGACCCGAGTATCGGTTTACCACCGCGCTGTTGCGAGACGGGCCGGTTCAGGACGGCCGCCTGCACGGCGACCTGTACCTGCGGGGCGGCGGAGATCCGTCCCTGTCAAGCGATGCCCTCCGGCATTTTGTCGCGGCCCTGAAAAAGGCCGGCATTCGACGCGTGGCCGGTCGCTTTCTTTTCGACGACAGTTTTCTGCCGTCCGCATCCGCCATCAACGCCCACCAGCCGACCGCTGCGGCGTATAATCCCGGCGTCAGCGCGCTGTCCCTGAACTACAACCGCGTCCAGCTCCAGTGGCGGCACACGGCCGGCAGGCCAGACTTTCGGACCAGCGTCTGGTCGCCGGCTGACAGTGGCAACCTGCCGCTGCGCGCCATCCAGACTGGCGTCCAGGCTCCGGGACTCGACCGACGCATGAAGTTTCTGCATAGCGCCCCGCAGCTTGACCGCTGGCTGCTGTCTCGCAGCCTGCCGCCCCAGGGCTGGCAGACCCTGCCGATTCGGACCGACCCGGGCCGTGTAG
- a CDS encoding D-alanyl-D-alanine carboxypeptidase yields the protein SRHTPRQLAAILRHGWRPSTDRAPTFDFAGLLPDVHRHSPPAHDRVHVRAKSGTMHYADGLAGYLQTRRGRRLGFVILLTDFARRTALDAAFDSRIASTPAPARAWTRRAKRFERALIRSWLERY from the coding sequence CTCGCGTCACACCCCCCGCCAGCTGGCGGCCATTCTCCGTCACGGCTGGCGACCCTCCACAGACCGGGCGCCGACGTTCGACTTTGCGGGTCTGCTTCCGGATGTCCACCGTCACAGCCCACCCGCACACGACCGAGTCCACGTCAGGGCCAAGTCCGGCACCATGCACTACGCCGACGGCCTGGCCGGCTATCTGCAGACCCGTCGTGGTCGGCGGCTGGGCTTCGTCATTCTACTGACCGACTTCGCCCGGCGAACCGCTCTTGACGCCGCGTTTGACAGCCGGATTGCCAGCACCCCGGCACCGGCACGAGCCTGGACCAGACGGGCCAAACGGTTTGAGCGAGCCCTGATCCGGTCCTGGCTGGAGCGCTACTAA
- a CDS encoding CoA transferase, whose translation MTDTPASALSDLRVLDLTDLTGAMCAKLMGDMGADVIKIEPPGGDPTRQIGPFLDARPGHERSLLHWFYNTSKRGLTLDLHTPAGQALFKRLVAKADVVIESFPPGSLDTLGLGYDTLAGLNPQLVLTSITPFGQNGPYAGYKSSDTVAEALGGMVYVNGFPDEPPLRGLGLQAYHSAAFFAAIGTMSALWARDATGRGQWVDISLHEAVAAAVEHVSPFYHQGLGVETRRGSLHWSRYFRVARCKDGYVMHCTLGDWTSLVEWVRGDGQGPGLDAPEWQDLEYRRDHAEQLFDLLDDWAKDYRVAELMEGAQLRRIPYAMVRPPEALLDDPQLAARGFFAECEHPELNRAVRYPGGPFFFTKTPWRISRRPPLLGEHNTEILGGELGLSSEQLAGLVQDGVI comes from the coding sequence ATGACGGATACGCCGGCCTCTGCCCTGTCTGACCTCCGGGTGCTCGACCTGACCGACCTCACGGGCGCCATGTGCGCCAAGCTGATGGGCGATATGGGCGCCGATGTGATTAAAATCGAGCCGCCCGGCGGCGACCCGACGCGCCAGATCGGACCGTTTCTCGACGCGCGGCCGGGCCACGAGCGCAGCCTGCTGCACTGGTTCTACAACACCAGCAAACGCGGTCTCACCCTCGACCTGCACACGCCGGCCGGCCAGGCCCTGTTCAAGCGGCTGGTCGCCAAGGCTGACGTGGTGATCGAGTCTTTTCCTCCCGGCAGCCTGGACACGCTCGGACTGGGCTATGACACCCTGGCCGGCCTCAACCCGCAGCTGGTGCTGACCTCAATCACCCCCTTCGGACAAAACGGGCCATACGCCGGCTACAAAAGCTCAGACACAGTGGCTGAAGCCCTGGGCGGCATGGTGTACGTCAACGGCTTTCCCGACGAACCCCCGCTACGCGGGCTGGGCCTGCAAGCCTACCACAGCGCCGCGTTTTTTGCCGCTATCGGGACCATGTCGGCGCTGTGGGCGCGCGACGCGACCGGCCGCGGCCAGTGGGTCGATATCAGCCTGCACGAGGCTGTGGCCGCTGCGGTCGAACACGTATCGCCGTTTTACCACCAGGGGCTGGGCGTTGAGACGCGGCGCGGCAGCCTGCACTGGAGCCGCTATTTTCGGGTCGCGCGGTGCAAGGACGGCTATGTCATGCACTGCACCCTGGGCGACTGGACCTCGCTGGTCGAATGGGTCAGGGGCGACGGCCAGGGGCCGGGCTTGGACGCGCCCGAGTGGCAGGATTTGGAGTACCGCCGGGATCACGCCGAGCAGCTGTTCGACCTGCTCGACGACTGGGCCAAGGACTATCGCGTGGCCGAGCTGATGGAGGGCGCCCAGCTGCGGCGCATTCCGTACGCCATGGTGCGGCCGCCCGAAGCCCTGCTTGACGACCCGCAGCTGGCCGCCCGCGGCTTCTTTGCCGAGTGTGAGCACCCCGAACTCAACCGCGCGGTGCGGTATCCCGGCGGCCCGTTCTTTTTCACCAAGACACCGTGGCGGATCTCGCGCCGGCCGCCGCTGCTGGGCGAACACAACACCGAAATTCTGGGCGGTGAGCTGGGACTCAGCTCCGAACAGCTGGCCGGGCTTGTGCAAGACGGCGTGATTTGA
- a CDS encoding glucose 1-dehydrogenase, translating into MAGRLEGKVGLISGAARGQGEAEARMFVDEGAKVVLGDILLEEQGRVVDALGDRATGVRLDVTREEDWQAAVETALSSYGRLDILVNNAGIFPIEKLEETDLELWNRVIAINQTGVFLGMKYAVPAMRRSGGGSIVNISSIAGLIGSGMATAYHGTKGAVRLLTKTTALECAKDNIRVNSIHPGGVDTVMLDVLNPEARQASIQVHPLGRLATVTDIAYGVVYLASDESSFVRRLYRAVGATPCGCPTAWQHKRGRHGGLPLRLVPGPLPPGRGRKGEAHMAYETFTLERSGPIVTVSFNRPQKLNPINEKVLREFVAIAYELQEDEDARVVILTGHGRSFSVGADMDALSAGSQATVQAQLTDTAKLRLAKLGWRAMDEWERLDQISIAAVNGFAVGGGVSLAMACDFRIAASGARLWLPEVRLGVPYMWGSITRMINLIGMAKAKELIMTCDELTAEDALEVGLVNQVVPRGPGLCRQTPQQAAHGPAPDKGVFQGPDDQQGRRYYLCRRPSGLGLHDGRGYA; encoded by the coding sequence ATGGCTGGAAGACTCGAAGGAAAAGTTGGTCTGATTTCCGGGGCGGCGCGCGGACAGGGAGAGGCCGAGGCGCGCATGTTTGTGGACGAAGGGGCAAAGGTCGTGCTCGGCGATATCCTGCTTGAAGAGCAGGGCCGGGTGGTGGACGCGTTGGGTGACCGGGCGACCGGGGTGCGGCTCGATGTCACCCGTGAGGAGGACTGGCAGGCCGCGGTTGAGACGGCGCTGTCCAGCTATGGCCGGCTGGATATTCTGGTCAATAACGCCGGGATTTTTCCGATTGAAAAGCTCGAAGAAACCGATCTGGAGCTGTGGAATCGGGTCATCGCCATCAATCAGACCGGGGTGTTTCTGGGCATGAAGTACGCCGTTCCAGCCATGCGTCGGTCCGGGGGCGGCTCAATCGTCAATATCTCCTCAATCGCCGGCCTGATCGGCTCCGGCATGGCCACCGCCTACCACGGGACCAAGGGAGCGGTCCGACTGCTGACCAAAACCACCGCGCTGGAGTGCGCCAAGGATAATATCCGGGTCAATTCGATCCATCCGGGCGGGGTTGATACGGTCATGCTCGACGTGCTCAATCCCGAAGCCCGCCAGGCGTCGATTCAGGTTCATCCGCTGGGCCGGCTGGCGACCGTCACCGATATTGCCTATGGTGTGGTGTATCTGGCCAGCGACGAATCCTCGTTTGTGAGGCGGCTATACCGCGCAGTAGGGGCAACCCCCTGTGGTTGCCCGACGGCCTGGCAACACAAACGGGGCAGGCACGGGGGCCTGCCCCTACGCTTGGTTCCCGGCCCTCTCCCTCCAGGGCGGGGGAGAAAAGGAGAAGCGCACATGGCATACGAAACCTTTACCCTCGAACGCTCGGGACCGATCGTCACGGTCAGTTTCAACCGTCCCCAAAAGCTGAACCCGATCAACGAGAAAGTCCTGCGTGAGTTTGTGGCGATTGCCTACGAACTCCAGGAGGACGAAGACGCGCGGGTGGTGATCCTGACCGGCCACGGCCGGTCGTTCAGCGTCGGGGCCGATATGGACGCCCTGTCGGCCGGGTCTCAGGCCACGGTCCAGGCCCAGCTGACCGACACCGCCAAGCTGCGCCTGGCCAAACTCGGCTGGCGGGCCATGGACGAGTGGGAACGCCTGGACCAGATCAGCATTGCGGCCGTCAACGGTTTTGCGGTGGGCGGCGGCGTGTCGCTGGCCATGGCCTGTGACTTTCGGATCGCGGCCAGCGGAGCCCGCCTGTGGCTGCCCGAGGTGCGGCTCGGCGTGCCGTATATGTGGGGCTCGATTACCCGCATGATCAATCTCATCGGCATGGCCAAGGCCAAGGAACTCATCATGACCTGTGACGAACTCACCGCCGAGGACGCCCTGGAGGTCGGCCTGGTCAACCAGGTCGTGCCACGCGGTCCGGGCCTTTGCCGCCAAACTCCTCAACAAGCCGCCCATGGCCCTGCGCCGGACAAAGGAGTTTTTCAAGGCCCTGACGACCAACAAGGCCGGCGATATTACCTATGCCGACGCCCATCTGGGCTTGGCCTGCACGACGGGAGAGGATATGCCTGA
- a CDS encoding DUF3047 domain-containing protein: MRWMLAMVLGWVMVGGVGRADDRPPARQPVLEETFEQYAVGAFPGRWEVRGDEAEARTIYRVAEEEAGNRFLRASAERQDIQIGLTKKFGPEQYPVLRWRWRVTRLPAGGDERAKPTNDSAAAVYVVFDSRIMPRAIKYVWSTTLPVGSTFTSPHYWRGKVVVLQSGPPASPAWRQETVNFYEDYKQLFGLILTDSDVTQSSAQADYDDLAVLPAAALHTLERNETTVASALGDEEEGHQNKY; this comes from the coding sequence ATGCGATGGATGCTGGCGATGGTCTTGGGCTGGGTGATGGTGGGCGGTGTTGGGCGTGCGGATGATCGGCCGCCAGCCCGCCAGCCGGTGCTGGAGGAGACGTTTGAGCAGTATGCGGTCGGGGCGTTTCCGGGCCGTTGGGAAGTGCGGGGGGATGAGGCTGAGGCGCGGACGATTTATCGGGTGGCCGAAGAGGAGGCGGGTAACCGTTTTCTGCGCGCCTCGGCCGAGCGGCAAGACATCCAGATCGGGCTGACCAAAAAGTTTGGCCCCGAGCAGTATCCCGTGCTGCGCTGGCGCTGGCGGGTCACCCGACTGCCGGCCGGCGGGGACGAGCGTGCCAAACCGACCAATGACTCGGCCGCTGCGGTGTATGTGGTGTTTGACAGCCGCATCATGCCCCGCGCCATCAAATACGTCTGGAGCACGACCCTGCCGGTCGGCAGCACCTTCACCAGCCCGCACTACTGGCGAGGCAAAGTCGTCGTGCTCCAGAGCGGGCCGCCGGCCAGTCCGGCCTGGCGTCAGGAAACGGTCAACTTCTATGAGGACTACAAGCAGCTGTTCGGCTTGATTTTGACCGATTCGGATGTCACCCAGAGCAGCGCCCAGGCCGACTATGACGACCTGGCCGTCCTGCCGGCCGCAGCCCTACACACGCTGGAGAGGAACGAGACAACCGTCGCCTCGGCTCTCGGGGACGAGGAGGAAGGACACCAAAACAAGTATTGA